The sequence AGTATTAACCGCGCCCGTTAACCGGATGGTTTCCAAGCACGGCCACCGAGGGCCAGCCGGCAGGGGGAACAAAGGAAATGTTCGAAATAAAGTAAATGACCTGAAAACAACAGTCGGAGGGAAAGATGCAGCCGCGCCGCCGCGCGCCCTGACAAGAGCGTGAGGATGTGAATGGCTGTTGTTTTAGGGGGCGTGCGACGGCGCGACGGAATGCAAATGGTTCGTGTCCCGGACAAGGCGCGGCACGAAGTGACGCGACGCAGAGCCGGGACCCAGGAGGCCGCACGATCCGCCGTTGCATGGGCCCCGGCTCTGCAGCGCACCGCAAGTGCGCGCTGCGCTGCGTCCGGGGCACGAGAGCGGCTTACGCCGACTTCTTGTTCTGCCGGTTCTTCACGAGATCGTCGACCACGGCGGGATCGGCGAGGGTCGAGGTGTCTCCCAGGCTGCCCGGCTCGTCCTCGGCGATCTTGCGCAGGATGCGGCGCATGATCTTGCCCGACCGGGTCTTTGGCAGGCCCGGCGCGAACTGGATCTGGTCGGGCGAGGCGATCGGGCCGATCTCCTTGCGCACCCAGGTCACGAGTTCTTTCCGCAGATCGTCGGTCGGCTGCACGCCGGCCATCAGGGTGACATAGGCGTAGATGCCCTGGCCCTTGATGTCGTGCGGGAAGCCGACCACGGCGGCCTCCGACACCTTCTCATGCGCGACCAGTGCGCTCTCGACTTCCGCGGTCCCCATGCGATGGCCGGACACGTTGATGACGTCGTCGACGCGGCCGGTGATCCAGTAATAGCCGTCGGCATCGCGACGGCAGCCGTCGCCCGTAAAATACTTGCCCTTGTAGGTCGAGAAGTAGGTCTGCTCGAAGCGCGCGTGATCGCCATAGACCGTGCGCATCTGGCCCGGCCATGACCGCGTCAGGCACAGATTGCCGGTGGTCTCGCCTTCCAGCACCTTGCCGTCGGCGTCGACGATTTCAGGCACCACGCCGAAGAACGGCTGCGTCGCAGAGCCCGGTTTGAGTTTCGTCGCGCCCGGCAGCGGCGTGATCAAAATGCCGCCGGTCTCGGTCTGCCACCAGGTGTCGACGATCGGGCAGCGGTCGTCGCCGACGACGCGGTGATACCATTCCCAGGCTTCGGGATTGATGGGCTCGCCGACCGAGCCGAGCAGGCGGAGCGAAGCGCGCGAGGTCTTCTTCACCGGCTCGTCGCCGCTCTGCATCAGCGCGCGGATCGCCGTCGGCGCGGTGTAGAAGATGTTGACCTTGTGCTTGTCGATGACGTTCCAGAACCGCGAATTATCCGGGTAATTCGGCACACCCTCGAACATCAGCGTGGTCGCACCGTTGGCGAGCGGTCCGTAGAGGATGTAGCTGTGGCCGGTGACCCAGCCGACATCGGCGGTGCACCAGTAGATGTCGCCGTCGTGATAGTCGAAGACGTATTGATGCGTCATCGAGGCGAACACGAGGTAGCCGCCCGTGGTGTGCAGCACGCCCTTGGGCTGGCCGGTCGAACCCGAGGTGTAGAGGATGAACAGCGGATCCTCGGCATGCATGTGCTCGACCGGGCATTCCGTCGTCACCATCGCCGCGGCCTCGTGGTACCAGAGGTCGCGCGTCGGGTTCATGTCGATCTTGCCGCCGGTGCGCTTGACCACGACGACCCAGTCGACGCCGTCGGCTTTGGCGAGCGCTGCGTCGACATTGGCCTTCAGCGGCACCTTCTTGCCGCCGCGCAGGCCTTCGTCCGCGGTGATGATCACCTTGGATTGGCAGTCGTTGATGCGCTGGGCGAGGCTGTCGGGCGAGAAGCCCGCGAACACCACGGAGTGGATCGCGCCGATCCGCGCGCAGGCCAGCATCGCATAGGCGGCCTCGGGGATCATCGGCAGGTAGATGGTGACGCGGTCGCCTTTCTTGACGTTGCGGGTACGCAGGATGTTTGCCATCCGGCAGACCTCGTCGTGCAGCTCCTTGTAGGTGATGTGGCGGGATTGCGAGGGATCGTCACCTTCCCAGATGATCGCGGTCTGGTTGGCGCGCGTGTGGAGGTGCCGGTCGATGCAGTTGTGGGCGACGTTGAGGACGCCGTCCTCGAACCATTTGATCGAGATGTTGCCGGGCGCGAAGGAGACGTTCTCGATTCTAGTCGGCGTCTTCATCCAGTCGATGCGCTTGGCCTGTTCGGCCCAGAAGCCGCTCGGGTCCGAGATCGAGCGGGCGTACATGTCCTTGTACTTGGCCTGGTCGACCCAGGCGCGCTTCGCCCATTCCGCCGGCACGTCATAGATCTTCTCGGACATATTTCCCTCCACATGCGGCAAGCTCAGGCCATGCCGACAGCATCATTTGACGGATTATGCGTCGGGCTAACCGGACCCGACAAGGAGCACAAGCTGGACCTTCGGCGGGCCGCCGACCATGCGGAGGGTCAAGGTCAGCCAGGTTGGCTGTCGCAAATCTGAAACAGGCCGACGGGGCGCCTTTCGGCTCTTTACCCAAACCGCGGAATAGGCCCCTGCAGAGCCCCCATGCGCTGGCTGGAGGTATTTAGGAACCGCCCTTCACTGATTCGGGACTCGCAATACGGTTCGGAACACCCTAAATGGCCAACCCGGGTCCGAAGAGACCCCGTGGAACAAAAATCAGAACAGCGGCATTGACCGATAACAGGCAGGGCTAAGGCGTAAGGCTATGATGGATCAGCAGAATCTCGGGAGGTTGCGGCCCGCTTCAGCCGATCCTGCCGCTATTGCGCTGGCCAAAGCCCTCGGACAATGGCCGAAACCGGCCGGTTCCACCCGTCCCAGCCCGAAAAAGGTGTTCGATTCAGCATCTCCGGCGGCCGTCGAGGCGCTCGCCAGGGAGCTGGGCCTGCGGCTCGGCGACCAGAACGAGCTGACCATCCGCCGCATCAGGCGCGGCAAGGGCTATTCCTTCGTGCGCCCCAACGGCGCCCATATCCGCGACGCCCGCACCATCCGCCGGCTGCACGCCATGGCGGTGCCGCCGGCCTACCGCGAGGTGCGTTATTCGGCCGATCCGAGCTCGCATCTCCAGGCCGTGGGTCGCGATGCCGCAGGCCGGCTGCAATACCGCTATCACGCCGACTGGGAGAAGGTCCGCGAGCACCGCAAGGCGCATCGCCTGGAGAAGCTCGTCGGCGCGCTGCCGAAGATACGGCGCAAGGTCTCGGCGTTCCTGTCGGGCGACGAGCCGACGCGCGAATTCGCGCTTTCGGCCGTGATCGAGCTGATCGCGCGCACCGCGATCCGCCCGGGCAATGAATCCTATGCCCGTCTGAACGGCACCCGCGGCGCCACCACGCTGCTCAAGGCCAACGTCACGCTCGAAGAGGATAGCTTCGTGCTGACCTTCAAGGCCAAGGGCGGCAAGGCGGTGCGGAAGGAATGCGACGCGGCCAAGCTGGTGCGCGCCATCGGCATTCTGCGCGGCGTTCCCGGCAAGCGCATGTTCCAGTATCGCGACGCCTACGGCATCGTCCGCGCGGTCAACACCACGCAGGTGAACGCGTTCTTGCGCGAGATCGCGGGCATCAAGATCTCGCTGAAGGATTTTCGCACGCTGATGGCGTCAGCCGTCGTGGTGGAATCGCTGTCGCGGATCACGCCGGCGACCAGCCAGCGCGGCCGCAAGAAGCAGGTGCTGGACGCGATCCGCGCCGCGGCCGACAAGCTCTCGAACACGCCGGCGATCTGCCGCAAGAGCTACGTCCACGACACCATCGTCACCGCGTTCGAGGATGGCATCCTCGAGCGTTTTGCTGCGACGATGAAGGGCCAGCGTTCGCAGGCAAGGCGCGAGCAGCTGCTGGCGCAGGTGGTGGCGACCGCGGCGGTGTAGCGACGCTGCCTTAGGGTGGGCAAAGGCGCGTAGCGCCGTGCCCACCATTGCTCATGGTGAAAGGTGGTGGGCACGGCGCGAAGAGCGCGCCTTTGCCCACCGTACGAGAGCTACGTCTTGTCGGACACACCCCTGTCCGGACCGGGATCGCCGCCAGCCGCTACGCTTGTGAGCCGTTCCAGGTAGTGCGCCCATCCCTTCGCATGTGCCGCCGCCTGTTCCGCATTCGGCAGCCCGCTATGGGTCATGCGCAGCAGCGTGCCGCCGTCGCGCTCGATCAAATCGATCTCGATCAGGCTCGAGCCGGGCGGCACTTCCTGACCGCCCTCCCAGCCGAACGTGTAGGCCAGGCGATGCACCGGCACGACCTCGCGGAAGGCGCCGCGGGCCGCGGCGCCGCGCGGACCGATGCCCTTCAGAAGATAGAGCCCGCCGGGATGCGGTTCCGTGGTTGCGTCCGACCCCATCCAACTCAGGATCTTCTCGGGGTCGGTGAGATAGGCAAAGACGGTGGCGCGCGGGGCGGCGATCTGGGTCTCGCGTCGCACTATGAACGGCTCGGTCATCGGCGATCATCCCTGGTCTGACGATGGGACATGGCGGCGGCCCTGCGCTCCGTCAAGGATTGCCCGTGACAAAGACGGCCTTGCTTCGCCATCATCGGGCCATGCATTTGTCCCCGCCCCTCGCCTGGCTCGTCGATGCCGCCTCGGATTGCCCCGGAGCGGACCGCCTGCTGGCGGAACTCGGTGCGCATCTGATCGCCGACGGCGTGCCGCTTGCGGCGGGCGCCCTGACGCTGGAGGTGCCGCATCCGCTGATCGCGAAGCGGACCTGGCTGTGGCGCGCCGAGACTGGCAGCGTCATCGAAGCGCTCGGCTTCGCGCCAGGCGGCCTTGCGCCCGACCCGCCCAACGATGCCGGTCGCCGCTGGTTGCGCGACATCGCAGGCGGCGAGGTGCATGAGGATGTCGTTGGACGGGCCGATGGGCCGCTGCTCGGCTGGATCGGGCCGCGTCCGTTCACGGCGGATGAGATCGAGCAATTGCGCCAGGCTGCTCGCTTCGCGGCGACGCCCCTTGCCGTGCTTGCCGCGCGTGCCACGTTGCGGGCGACGCTCGATGCTTACCTCGGCAAGCGCAGCGCGGAACGGGTGCTGGCGGCGCCTCTGCGCCGCGATCTCGGCGAGACCATCCAGGCCGCGCTGCTTTATGCAGACCTGCGCAATTTCACGATCCTCTCGGAAACCACGCCGCCTGCCCAGGTCATCGCGGCGCTCGATGCATGGTTCGATCGCATCGCCGGCGCCGTTCACGCCTTCGGCGGCGAGGTGCTGAAATTCATCGGCGACGGCGTGCTCGCGATCTTTCCGGTGCTCGAGGCATCGCCGCGCCGCGCCTGCGATGCCGCTCTCCGCGCGGCAAGTGCGGCCGAAGCCGGCATGGCCTATCTCAACGCCGAGCGCCAAGCTCAAGGCTCGCCGCCGCTCGCGTTCGGTGCCGCGCTCCATCTCGGCGAGATGCTCTGGGGCAATATCGGCGCCGCCAACCGGCTCGACTTCACCGCGATCGGGCCCGCCGTCAATCTCGCCAGCCGGCTCGAGGGATTGTGCAAGCCGCTCGGCAGGACGGTGCTGGTGTCGGGTGCACTCGCCGCCGAGACGGAGATGCCGCTGATCGCGCTCGGATCGCATTCGCTGCGCGGCATTGCCGCGCCTTGCGAGGTGTTTGCGCTACCGGAGACGCAGAACCGGACATCGTAGCCCGGATTACGCTGCGCTCCATCCGGGCTACGGCAGCGCCTACATCCCGCCCATCTTGCAGACGAGCTTCCACTCTTCTGCCGTCACCGGCTGCACCGAGAGGCGCGAATATTTCACCAGCGCCATGTCTTTGAGCTTCTTCTCGGCCTTGATCGCGGCCATCGTCACCGGTGTCTTCAACGGCTTGTCGGCCTTGATGTCGACGCAGACGAATTTCTCGGTCTTGTCGGTCGGATCGGGATAGGCCTCCTTGATGATCTCGGCGATGCCGACGATCTCCTTGCCTTCGTTGGAATGATAGAAGAACGCCTTGTCGCCCTTCTTCATGTTCACGAGGTTGATGCGCGCGGTGTAGTTGCGCACGCCGGTCCAGGCCTCGCCCTTGGCGCCCTTCGCCACCTGCTGGTCCCAGGACCACACCGACGGTTCGGATTTCACCAGCCAGTACGCCATGCTCATTCCTCTGCCTTGAAGGGCCGCGTCAACAGCCCCGAGATCGCGCCGTCGATCGTGCTGCGGCCGCTCAGGATCGACGCGACCGCTTCTGATACCGGCATCTCGATGTTTTGCGAAGCTGCGAGTTCGATCAGCACCGGCGCGGTGAATTCGCCTTCTGCAAGCTTGCCGGCGGACGGCTGCTCGCCGCGCCCGAGCGCGAGGCCGAGCGCAAAATTGCGCGATTGCGGGCTCGAGCAGGTGAGGATCAGATCACCGAGGCCCGACAGGCCGGTGAGCGTCTCGCTGCGGGCGCCGAGCGCGCGGCCGAGGCGCGTCAGTTCGGCAAAGCCGCGGGTCGTCAGCGCCGCCTGGGCCGAGGCGCCGAGCTTGCGCCCGACCGCAATGCCGACCGCGATCGCCAGCACGTTCTTGGCGGCGCCGCCGATCTCGACGCCGCGAATGTCGGTGGAGTGATAGGGGCGGAATGTCGGCGAGCCCAGCGCCTGCACCAGGCTGCTCGCCAGCGCTTCCTCCTTGGCCGCCAATGTCACCGCCGTCGGCAGGCCGCGCGCGACGTCGTCGGCAAAGCTCGGACCCGACAGGATCGCCGGCTGCGCGTGCGGCGCGGCTTCCGCGATCACGTCGGTCATGAACTTGTGGGTGCCGTGCTCGATGCCCTTGGCGCAGGCGATGATCGGTACCGGCTTCGTGATGTGCGCGGCCAGCATGTTGACCGCGCCGCGCAGATGCTGCGCAGGCGTTGCGATCAGCAGCATCTCCGCGCGCGACGCCTCCGCGAGATCGCTCGTGACGACAATCTCCGAAGCAAGCCGCACGCCGGGCAGTCGCGGATTGTCGCGCGTCGATGCAATCCGCGTCGCATGCTCCGCGTTGCGGGCCCAGAGCGTCACGTTCCGCCCTGCCCGCGCCGCCACCGTCGCCAGCGCCGTACCCCAGGCGCCCGCTCCGATCACCGCGATGGATTGGAACGCGGTCATCTAGTATCCCGCCCGCGTCTTGCCGTAGCCCGCTGGCGCCGTCGCATTGGCGTCGAGCAGCCAGCGTGCGCGCGGCTGCGCCTCCATCGTGTCGGTCATTCCGAGCGCAAGGCGCTCGGCGCCGGCCCAGGCGATCATCGCGCCATTGTCGGTGCAGAGCGCGGGCGGCGGCAGGATCAGCTCCGTCCCGGCCTGCCGCGCGACGTCATGCAGCGCGCCGCGGATCGCCTGATTGGCGGCAACGCCGCCGGCGGCCACGAGCGCGCGCGGCGCGCCGAACTGCTCGCGGAAAAGTTTGAGGCCGACGTTCAGGCGGTCGGCGGTCGAATCCAGCACCGCGGCCTGGAAGCCCGCGCAGAGATCGCTGATGTCCTGCGGCGTGATCTCGGCGAGCCGGCTCGCTTCGGTGCGGACTGCCGTCTTCAATCCGGACAGCGAGAAATTGGCATCGGGACGTCCCTGCATCGGCCGCGGGAACGCAAAGCGCGTGGCATCGCCGTTACCCGCCGCGCGTTCGACCTGCGGGCCGCCGGGGTATGGCAGCCCCAGCATCTTCGCGACCTTGTCGAAGGCTTCGCCGATGGCGTCGTCAACGGTGGTGCCGAGTCGCACATACTGGCCGACGCCGGTAACTGCCACGATCTGGGTATGGCCGCCCGAGGCGAGGAAGAGGCAGTAGGGAAAATCGATTCCGTCGGTGAGGCGCGGCGTCAGCGCATGCGCCTCCAGATGGTTCACCGCGACCAGCGGCGTGTCATGCACCATCGCGATCGCCTTCGCGGTGGTGAGTCCGACGATCACGCCGCCGATCAGCCCGGGCCCTGCGGCCGCTGCGACGCCGTCGAGCTGGGCATAGTCGATGCCGGCTTCGTGCATGGCGCGGTCGATGATCCCGTCGAGCACGTCGACATGCGCGCGCGCCGCGATCTCCGGCACCACGCCGCCGAAGCGGGCATGCTCCTCGACCTGCGAGCGCACGATGTTGGACAGGATCTTGCCACTGCCGTCAGGCGCGCGCTCGATCACCGCCGCGGCGGTCTCGTCGCAGGTGGTTTCGATGCCCAATACCAGCATTGGCGAATCGTTATCCAATTTGCGCCCTTGCACTGATCCATAAAGCAGAGTTCTGGTAAGTCCGGTAGCATTCCGGGGCCAGATTGCGCAATCGTCACGCGCAGCGATCCCGGCGAATGCGTCACCGTCACGCGGTTCGGGAACACCAGCGATGTCCATTCTTGTCACACGGCCGCATCCCGACAATGAGGCAACTGCGGACAATCTGCGCGCGCGGGGGCATGTGGTGCTGCTCGCGCCGGTGCTCAAGTTCGAGCCGGTCGCTTTCCATGACGAGAGCGAAGCGGGCTATGGCGCCGTCATCGTCACGTCGGCCAATGCGATCCGCGCCGTCGCGCCGCAATTGCGGGACCTCGGCCTTTTGGAGCTGCCGCTGTTTGCGGTCGGCGAGCACACCGCGTCTGCCGCGCGCGACGCCGGCTTTGGCGAGGTCATCGTCGCCGGCGGCGATGCTGCGGCCTTGCGCGACAAGGTCGTGCAAAGCGCGCGCGACAAGGTGCTGAAGAAGAAAAGCACGCTGCTTTATCTTGCCGGCGCCGATCTGTCGCGCGATCTCGGCGGCGAGCTCGGTGCGGAAGGATTCAACGTGGTGACGCAGACCACCTATCGCATGGCGCCGGTCAAGCATCTGCCGCGCGAGGTCTGCGAGGGCTTTGCCGCCCACTGGGTCGAGGCGGTGCTGCACTACTCCCGGCGCAGCGCGCGGGCGTTCCTGGACGCAGCGCGGGACGAAGGCGTCGAAATTTCGGCGCTGGCGATCCCGCAATGCTGCCTGTCCGAAACGGTCGCCGGCGTGCTGCGCGATGCCGGTGCGTCGCAGGTTCTGGTCGCCGCGACGCCGGACGAAAATGCCTTATTTGACACCTTGGAGCGTGCTTTGCGTACCCGTTTGGCGTAAGAGGTCGGGCCGAATCCGGCGCGATCGGGTCCGTTTAGGGATCTATGCTAGGGATCTGTGCAAGGTATGGAAGTGTGAGGAACCGTCACGATGGCCGACGACAAGCCTGAAGACGCAGGATTGGCTCCCGACACCGGTCGTGCCAAGCGCACCCCGCCCACCATCGACCTCGAGGCAACCGAAGTCTCGACCCAGCCGCAGGAGGTGGCGGGCGAGCCCGAGGCCGAGCCGACGGCCGAGCAGGCCGCGCCTGAACAGGAAAAGGTCGAGGAGACCAAGCCCGAGCCTCAACCCGAGTCAGCCGAGGAGCAGCCTTCCATTGCGCCCGCGTCCGCTTCGCGGCCGGTTTCCCCCTGGGTCATTGCACCGTTCTCCGGTGCGGCGGCGGCGGCGCTCGTGATCGGGGTCGGCTGGATGCTGGGCTGGCCCGCAGTGCAGGCGCCGCCGCCCGCGCCGCAAGTCACGAACGCGACGGTCGATGCGCTCAGCGGTCGCGTCGCCGCGGTCGAGGCCAAGGCCGGCAAGCCCGCCGCCGATCCGGCCATGGTGGCGCGGATCGACGCGCTGGAGAAATCGGCGAGCGCGCTGCGCAGCGACATCGCCAATCTGCGCGCGCAGTCCGACAAGACCGCGAGCGCGCTGAACGATAGCAAATCCGCACCGCGCGCTGCTGCGCCAGATATTGCCGCGCTCGCCGACCGCATCACGCAGCTCGAGCGCGCCAGCAAGACCGAACGCGCCGAGCTCGCGCAGCAAGGCGAGAAGATCGCCGACGCAAAAGTGATGGATGACAAGCCGCTGCGCTTTGTGGTGGCTGCGACCCTGCTCGATGTCGCCGTTCGCCATGGCGATCCCTACCAGTCACAGCTGTCCGCGGCGCGTTCGCTCGCCGCCAAGCCCGACATGCTGAAGCCGCTCGACATGTTTGCATCGTCAGGCATTCCGACCCCGGTCGCGCTGAGCCGCGAGCTGCTCGCCATCGTGCCGAAATTGTCGCCGCCGGCGGAAGCCCCGGCCGCGAATGCCGGCATCGTCGAGCGCCTGCAGGCAGGGGCGTCGAAACTCGTGCGCATCGAGCGCACCGACGGCGTCGGCAACGATCGCGGCGCCATCGTTGCCCGCGTGACGGCCGCGGCGCTTCGCAACGATTTCGTGGAGGCGCGGCGGGAGCTGAAGACGCTGCCCGAGGCCGATCGGGCGCCGGCGCAGGCCTGGCTCGAGAAGGCCGATGCCCGCGACGCCGCGCTCGCCGCGTCCCGCAAATTCGCCGACGATGCCATGGCGGATCTCGCCAAATCTGCTCAATAAGATTCGCGCAACAATCAGCGCGTAATAGGGATCGCCATGCTTCGCATCGTCCTTTTCCTTGTCCTGATTGCACTGGCGGCGGCCGGCGCGGCCTGGGTTGCCGACCAGCCCGGCGATCTCGTCCTGACCGCGGGGAGCTTCCGGGCTTCGACGACGTTGCCCAGGTTCGTGTTCTTGCTTGGCCTCTTTGCCGCGGCCGTTGTCCTGCTCTGGAGCATCGTGACGATGATCTGGCGCACGCCGGGCCGCATGCGCCGCCGTCGTCACGAGAAGCGTCACGCGCGCGGCCGCCACGCCATCACCCACGGCCTGCTCGCGATCGGACACGGCGACACCGCGCTCGCCCGCCGGCACGCCGAAGCGGCACGGCGGCACGCGCCGAACGATCCGCTCGCGCTTCTCCTGCATGCGCAATCGGCCCAGCTCGAAGGCAAGCGCGACGAGGCGCAGCGCGTCTTCCGCGCCATGGCCGAGCGCGAGGATACGCGGCTGCTCGGCCTGCGCGGCCTGTTCATCGAGGCGCAGCGCGCGGACGATGCGGTCGGCGCCGTGATGATCGCGGAGGAAGCGATCAAGCTGTCGCCGTCCTCGACCTGGGCCTCGCATGCGGTGCTCGGCTTCCGCTGCGCCCGCGGCGACTGGAGCGGCGCGCTCGCGATCCTCGAGTCGAATCTGTCCGCCGGCCTGATCGACAAGCCGGCCTATCGCCGCCAGCGCGGCGTGCTGCTCACGGCGCGTGCGCTCGAATTGGAAAAGATGGACCGCGACGTCGCGCGCGAGAGCGTGATGGAGGCGATCAAGCTCGCGCCGACCCTGGTGCCGGCAGCAGTGCTCGCCGCGAAATTCGAGAGCGAGGCGCATCAGGTGCGCCGCGCCATGAAGCTGGTCGAGACCGCTTGGCTCGCCAATCCGCATCCCGATCTCGCAGATGCCTATGCGCATGTGAAGCTCGGCGATTCCGCGCGGCAGCGCCTGCAGCGGGTCGAGACGCTCGCGGCCAAGACGCACCCCGACAAGCCCGGCCATGTCGAGGGCCAGCTCGCAATCGCGCGCGCGGCGATCGATGCCTCCGAGTTCGCCCGCGCACGCCAGGTGCTCGCGCCCTATATCAACGATCCGACCCAGCGCGTGGCGCTGTTGATGGCCGAGATCGAGCGCGCCGAGCATGGCGATAGCGGCCGTGCCCGCGCCTGGACCCTGCGCGCGGTGCGCGCCCGCCACGATCCGGCCTGGACCGCGGACGGCTATGTCAGCGACCGCTGGCGCCCGGTCTCCCCGGTCACCGGCCGGCTCGACGCCTTCCAGTGGCAGACGCCGGTCGCCAGCCTGCCCTCGGACAAGGCGACCACGATCGAATCCTCGGCCTTCGAGGAAGCCATGCTGGCCGCCCCGCCGCCGAAGCGGGTGACGGCGGCTCCGAGCGAGAGCCCGGTGGAACCGGTCGTGACGGGTCCGGCGCCGGCACCCGCCGCCCAGGACAATTCTCCCCCCGAGACCAAGGAAACCGCCAAGGAAACGGTCAAGGAAACGGTCAAGGAAGCCGTCGCGGAAACCGCCACGGAGGAGCCGGCGGTGGCACCTGCCGAGCCGGTCAAACCGGCCCCCGACCCGGCCGAATCATCGCCGCCGGCGGCAACGCCGGTGTTCCGGACCCGCGCCGATCTCGGCAAGCCCGCCCCGATCCCCGCCGTCATCCCGATCGTCCGTGCCCCTGATGATCCCGGGATCGATGACGAGGGCCCGAGCGATGAATTTACGGAACAAATCGGCACGCCCAAGCCCCATGCAAAGGCCCAGGCCGGCGGCTGGCGCGGATTCTGGTCCCGCTGGGGCGCGTGAGGCGCATTTCGGGCCCCGCTTGTCCTTGCCAATTCGGGCCATGCCCGATATCAGGAGCGCGCGTATCGGGACCGGCATCGCTTTGGTCCTGGCAGGGCTGCCGCAATAGCTCAGTCGGTAGAGCACGTCATTCGTAATGACGGGGTCGGGGGTTCGAATCCCTCTTGCGGCACCAGCGCCTTGTTTCAACAGACCGCCATGAAAACGTATGCCGACGGCAGCCGGCTCGCATGACCGCGCGTTGCATGCGGCCCCATGTTTGCGTGACGTGTGCCACATAACCTCGCGCCCGCCCCGTAATGTCCCGGTCACGCCAAACAGGGGGAGATTCACATGCGCAAAATCATTCTGGTCGCCGCCATGGTCCTGGCTTCTGCATCTGCCCAGGCTGGCGACCGCAGCCACGGCATCTACTGGTAGGCACCTCCTCCCCTTCCAAAAGCAAATGGCCGGGCAGAGCCCGGCCATGATGTCTTGAGGACGTGCTTCGACCGCTTACTGCGAGACCGTCTGCACCACGCTTCCGATCGGACGCGTGTTCGTGCCCGCGGTCGGCACCTTCATGTCCTTCATCAGCGCCTCGTCATATTCCGGCAGCGTCTGGAACGTCGTCTTGGCCTTCATCTGCACGACCTTGTAGCCGCCGGCCTTGAGCCGTGCGAGCAGCGCCGGCATGGCTTCACCGGTGTGCTTCTGGAAGTCGTGCATCAGGATGATGCCCTTGCCGAGCTTGTCGAGCCTGGTCATTACGGTCTCGACGATCTTCTCCGGCGTCGCGCCCTTCCTGAAGTCGAAGGAGTCGATGTCGGTCGAGAACATCGCGACGTTGCGGGTACCGAAATAGGTCACCATCGCCGGATTGTGCTGCAGCTGCGGGAAGCGGAAGAACGGTGCCGGGTTGGTGCCGAGCGCGAACCGCACGGCGCTAAAACCCTTCTCGACCTCGTCCTTGACCTGCTGCTCCGTCATCTTCTTGCTGTTCAAATTGACATGCGACCAGGTGTGCGTGCCGACCGTGTGGCCCTGGGCCAGCACCTGGCGCAGGATCTCCGGATGGTAGGTCGCGTGCTTGCCGACCGAGAAGAACAGGCCCTTGGTGCATTCATCCGCGAGCGCCTTCAGCACGGCGGGCGTGTTGACCGGCCACGGACCGTCGTCGAAGGTCAGCACGACCTCCTTGTCGGTCAGGAAGTCGAACTGCTTGAAATGCTCGAAGCCGAAGCCCGGACCGCCTGTCGTGTCGATCTCGACCACGCGGGCGA is a genomic window of Bradyrhizobium sp. CB1717 containing:
- the tsaD gene encoding tRNA (adenosine(37)-N6)-threonylcarbamoyltransferase complex transferase subunit TsaD codes for the protein MLVLGIETTCDETAAAVIERAPDGSGKILSNIVRSQVEEHARFGGVVPEIAARAHVDVLDGIIDRAMHEAGIDYAQLDGVAAAAGPGLIGGVIVGLTTAKAIAMVHDTPLVAVNHLEAHALTPRLTDGIDFPYCLFLASGGHTQIVAVTGVGQYVRLGTTVDDAIGEAFDKVAKMLGLPYPGGPQVERAAGNGDATRFAFPRPMQGRPDANFSLSGLKTAVRTEASRLAEITPQDISDLCAGFQAAVLDSTADRLNVGLKLFREQFGAPRALVAAGGVAANQAIRGALHDVARQAGTELILPPPALCTDNGAMIAWAGAERLALGMTDTMEAQPRARWLLDANATAPAGYGKTRAGY
- a CDS encoding uroporphyrinogen-III synthase translates to MSILVTRPHPDNEATADNLRARGHVVLLAPVLKFEPVAFHDESEAGYGAVIVTSANAIRAVAPQLRDLGLLELPLFAVGEHTASAARDAGFGEVIVAGGDAAALRDKVVQSARDKVLKKKSTLLYLAGADLSRDLGGELGAEGFNVVTQTTYRMAPVKHLPREVCEGFAAHWVEAVLHYSRRSARAFLDAARDEGVEISALAIPQCCLSETVAGVLRDAGASQVLVAATPDENALFDTLERALRTRLA
- a CDS encoding heme biosynthesis HemY N-terminal domain-containing protein, yielding MLRIVLFLVLIALAAAGAAWVADQPGDLVLTAGSFRASTTLPRFVFLLGLFAAAVVLLWSIVTMIWRTPGRMRRRRHEKRHARGRHAITHGLLAIGHGDTALARRHAEAARRHAPNDPLALLLHAQSAQLEGKRDEAQRVFRAMAEREDTRLLGLRGLFIEAQRADDAVGAVMIAEEAIKLSPSSTWASHAVLGFRCARGDWSGALAILESNLSAGLIDKPAYRRQRGVLLTARALELEKMDRDVARESVMEAIKLAPTLVPAAVLAAKFESEAHQVRRAMKLVETAWLANPHPDLADAYAHVKLGDSARQRLQRVETLAAKTHPDKPGHVEGQLAIARAAIDASEFARARQVLAPYINDPTQRVALLMAEIERAEHGDSGRARAWTLRAVRARHDPAWTADGYVSDRWRPVSPVTGRLDAFQWQTPVASLPSDKATTIESSAFEEAMLAAPPPKRVTAAPSESPVEPVVTGPAPAPAAQDNSPPETKETAKETVKETVKEAVAETATEEPAVAPAEPVKPAPDPAESSPPAATPVFRTRADLGKPAPIPAVIPIVRAPDDPGIDDEGPSDEFTEQIGTPKPHAKAQAGGWRGFWSRWGA
- a CDS encoding polysaccharide deacetylase family protein, with the protein product MRNALGLMLASVVAAVVIAAGGWFYYSASADQGAPKTVAARAADPLPAQAKIAARDDVATTATIAAKPTAVAQAPAPAPAPVAPVQPKQACANPNALGVARVVEIDTTGGPGFGFEHFKQFDFLTDKEVVLTFDDGPWPVNTPAVLKALADECTKGLFFSVGKHATYHPEILRQVLAQGHTVGTHTWSHVNLNSKKMTEQQVKDEVEKGFSAVRFALGTNPAPFFRFPQLQHNPAMVTYFGTRNVAMFSTDIDSFDFRKGATPEKIVETVMTRLDKLGKGIILMHDFQKHTGEAMPALLARLKAGGYKVVQMKAKTTFQTLPEYDEALMKDMKVPTAGTNTRPIGSVVQTVSQ